The window AGGTAGGTCTCCCCCTTTTCCGGCTCCTGGCTCCAGCGGGATTCAAAGCCCCTGGGGGCGCGGTAGCTCATCATGGCGATGCCCCGGGCCAGGGCCATGCCCTTGGGGGCGGGATGGCCCCCATGGTACTCGGGGTCTAAGAGGATAGCCTGTCGGCTTAGGTGGTTGAAGGCCCGGGCCCAGGGTCCATGCCTGGCGGGAGCGGCCAGGACCACCAGTTTCTTCACCCTTTCCGGGTACATGAGGGCGAACTCCAAGGCCACCATCCCCCCAAGGCTTCCCCCGATCACCACGGCCTTCTCCACCCCCAGGTGGTCCAAAAGCCTGGCCTGGGCCCGGGCCAGGTCGCGGATGGTGAGGGGAGGGAAATCCTTGCCGTAGGGCTTGCCCGTGCGGGGGTCTGGGGAGAGGGGCCCGGTAGAGCCATAGCAGCTTCCCAGATGGTTGGCGGAGATCACGTAGTAGAGGGCGGGATCCAGAATCCGCCCGGGGCCCACCAGGGAGTCCCACCACCCCTGGGGGCCGAAGGCCCTCTCCAGGGGGGAGAGGCTTTGGAGGGTGGCCTCCTGGTAGGTGCCGGCCAGATGGGCGCTTCCCGTGAGGGCGTGGAAGACCAAGACCGCGTTGTCCCGGAGCCGGGAAAGCCGGCCGTAGGTTTCAAACCTTAGGCGCACCTCGGGCAGGAAGCCCCCGAGCTCGGTGTAAAACCCTTCCCGCCTGGGAAAGAGCACGGCGGTGCGGGGCCTGGGAGGGGGGATGGAAAGGGGAGAGCGGGGCGGCTTGAGGATGAGGGCCTCGTGTTCCCCCCAGGTTTCCAGGGCGATCTCGCTCATGCCAGGGCCTCCTTTAACTCCGCCTTTAGGTCCTCCACGTGCTCGAGGCCCACGCTTAAGCGCACCATCTCTGGCAAAACCCCGGCCAGGGCCTGCTCCTCCGGGGAGAGCTGGGAGTGGGTGGTGGAGGCGGGGTGGATGGCCAGGGTGCGGGTGTCCCCCACGTTGGCCAGGTGGGAGATGAGCCTAAGCCGGGAGATGAAGCCCTTGGCCGCCTCGTACCCGCCCTTGAGGCCAAAGGTGAGGACAGCCCCCGGTTTGCCCCGGAAGTACTTCTGGGCCCGGGCGTGGTGGGGATGGTGGGGAAGCCCTGGGTAGTTCACCCAGGCCACCTGGGGTTGTTCCGCAAGCCAGTGGGCCAGGTGCAGGGTGTTTTCCACGTGGCGCTCGGCCCTTAGGGAAAGGGTTTCCATCCCGAGAAGCACCACCCAGGCCTCAAAGGGCCCCAGGGCCTGGCCCTGGTCCCGAAGCCCATCCACCCGGGCCTTCACGATGAAGGCTAGGTTCCCGAAGGTTTCCA is drawn from Thermus neutrinimicus and contains these coding sequences:
- the metX gene encoding homoserine O-acetyltransferase MetX — encoded protein: MSEIALETWGEHEALILKPPRSPLSIPPPRPRTAVLFPRREGFYTELGGFLPEVRLRFETYGRLSRLRDNAVLVFHALTGSAHLAGTYQEATLQSLSPLERAFGPQGWWDSLVGPGRILDPALYYVISANHLGSCYGSTGPLSPDPRTGKPYGKDFPPLTIRDLARAQARLLDHLGVEKAVVIGGSLGGMVALEFALMYPERVKKLVVLAAPARHGPWARAFNHLSRQAILLDPEYHGGHPAPKGMALARGIAMMSYRAPRGFESRWSQEPEKGETYLDYQGEKFLKRFHAESYLVLSRAMDTHDVGRGRGGVEEALKRLRNLPSLFVGIDTDLLYPAEEVRQVARLSGGRYREIRSPHGHDAFLIETDQVEAILDAFLP